One genomic window of uncultured delta proteobacterium includes the following:
- the ftsW gene encoding Lipid II flippase FtsW, with translation MMTQAAMGKIQRAKPDFWLLGLAFILLSLGLMTLLSASGIVAERIYADPLYFFKRQLSFAAVGIIVMLGIMSVPRGLVYKLQYPVLLAALLLLVLTLTPLAAKVKGAHRWLSLGPVNIQPMEFAKIALVLYLAYFMSTKQAIVKTFSRGVIPPFAVTGMFCAILLAQPDFGGAAVLLMLLFFMCLAGGTRLIYLIISAALACGGAYLLVLHEAYRFRRILAFLDPFAVAQNEGYQLVQSLYALGSGGLWGAGLGDSKQKLFFLPDAHTDFIMAIAGEELGFIGLTLVFLLLGLFFWRSMRVAFLQEDLRDRLTAFGLTLILGLSMILNMAVVLGVAPPKGLPMPFFSYGGSSLLATFICVGLLLNLSRTARSDT, from the coding sequence ATGATGACGCAGGCGGCCATGGGAAAAATACAGCGCGCGAAGCCGGATTTCTGGCTGTTGGGGCTTGCGTTCATTCTGCTCTCCCTCGGGCTGATGACGCTGCTCTCCGCCAGCGGCATCGTGGCCGAGCGCATCTATGCGGACCCGCTGTATTTTTTCAAACGTCAGCTCTCGTTCGCGGCTGTGGGCATCATCGTCATGCTCGGCATCATGTCCGTGCCGCGCGGCCTTGTGTACAAGCTCCAGTACCCGGTTTTGCTCGCGGCGCTCCTGTTGCTCGTCCTGACGCTCACGCCGCTCGCGGCCAAGGTCAAGGGCGCGCACCGCTGGCTCTCGCTGGGGCCGGTGAACATCCAGCCCATGGAATTCGCCAAGATCGCCCTGGTGCTGTATCTGGCCTATTTCATGAGCACCAAGCAGGCCATCGTCAAAACGTTCAGCCGGGGGGTTATCCCGCCGTTCGCCGTGACCGGGATGTTCTGCGCGATACTGCTGGCGCAGCCGGATTTTGGCGGGGCCGCCGTGCTTTTGATGCTGCTGTTCTTCATGTGCCTCGCGGGCGGGACGCGCCTCATCTACCTCATCATTTCCGCGGCGCTCGCCTGCGGCGGCGCGTATCTGCTCGTGCTGCACGAGGCGTACCGGTTCCGGCGCATCCTGGCCTTCCTCGACCCCTTCGCGGTGGCGCAGAACGAGGGGTACCAGTTGGTGCAATCGCTCTACGCGCTCGGGTCCGGCGGGCTGTGGGGCGCGGGGCTTGGCGACAGCAAGCAGAAGCTCTTTTTCCTGCCGGACGCGCACACGGACTTTATCATGGCCATCGCGGGCGAGGAATTGGGCTTCATCGGCCTGACCCTGGTGTTCCTGCTGCTCGGCCTGTTTTTCTGGCGGTCCATGCGGGTTGCCTTCCTGCAGGAAGACCTGCGCGACCGCCTCACGGCGTTTGGTTTGACGTTGATTCTCGGCCTCTCCATGATTCTGAACATGGCCGTTGTCCTGGGGGTTGCCCCGCCGAAAGGCCTGCCCATGCCGTTTTTCAGCTACGGCGGCAGCAGCCTGCTGGCGACGTTCATCTGCGTGGGGCTGTTGTTGAATCTTTCGCGTACCGCGAGGAGCGATACATGA
- the murG gene encoding UDP-N-acetylglucosamine--N-acetylmuramyl-(pentapeptide) pyrophosphoryl-undecaprenol N-acetylglucosamine transferase, with amino-acid sequence MKRVIVTTGGTGGHIFPAIAVAEEIKARHRDATVLFMGGKYGPEGDLAAQAGLEFVGLPVRGFIGRGFGMLGAGFGMLRGLTKAVIVVRRFKPDVVVGFGGYAAFAGVMGARYAGVPTAVHEQNSIPGVANKILARRVDRVFVSLPDVRATFPEEKTLFTGNPVRASIADLLREDPDRAPKECGKRVLILGGSQGAKAINDCIITNMTALIDAGISLWHQTGATDFERVRDAYRKNGGEKMRVDGFIRDMAAAYSWADVVVCRAGATTIAELTCAGLPAIFIPFPAAAHDHQTHNARYLAAVGAAELLPQSKIEPGRGNPALLVERLEALLADPEKLRAMGAEARSLARPEAAGALVNALEELVAGSGGTNTAIPEG; translated from the coding sequence ATGAAACGGGTCATCGTAACCACGGGCGGCACCGGGGGCCATATTTTCCCGGCCATCGCCGTTGCCGAGGAAATAAAGGCGCGCCATCGCGACGCCACGGTTTTGTTCATGGGCGGCAAATACGGCCCCGAGGGCGACCTGGCCGCGCAGGCCGGGCTTGAGTTCGTGGGTTTGCCCGTGCGCGGGTTCATCGGGCGCGGGTTCGGCATGCTGGGCGCGGGTTTCGGCATGCTGCGCGGCTTGACCAAGGCCGTTATCGTGGTCCGCCGCTTCAAGCCGGACGTGGTCGTCGGGTTCGGCGGGTACGCCGCGTTCGCGGGGGTCATGGGCGCGCGCTACGCCGGGGTGCCCACGGCCGTTCACGAGCAGAACTCCATCCCCGGCGTCGCCAACAAGATTCTGGCCCGGCGGGTGGACCGTGTTTTCGTGTCCCTGCCGGACGTGCGCGCGACCTTCCCCGAGGAAAAGACCCTTTTCACCGGCAACCCGGTGCGCGCATCAATCGCTGATTTACTGCGGGAGGATCCGGACCGGGCGCCCAAGGAATGCGGCAAACGGGTGCTTATTCTCGGCGGCAGCCAGGGCGCGAAAGCCATCAACGACTGCATCATCACGAATATGACGGCCCTGATCGACGCGGGCATAAGCCTTTGGCACCAGACAGGCGCGACGGATTTCGAGCGCGTGCGCGACGCCTACCGCAAAAACGGGGGCGAGAAAATGCGGGTGGACGGCTTTATCCGAGACATGGCCGCCGCCTACAGCTGGGCCGATGTCGTGGTCTGCCGGGCCGGGGCCACGACCATCGCGGAACTGACCTGCGCGGGGCTGCCCGCCATCTTCATCCCGTTCCCGGCGGCGGCGCACGACCACCAGACGCACAACGCCCGGTATCTCGCGGCCGTCGGCGCGGCGGAACTGCTCCCGCAGAGCAAGATCGAACCGGGCCGGGGCAACCCGGCGCTCCTGGTGGAGCGGCTTGAAGCGCTGCTCGCGGACCCGGAAAAGCTGCGCGCCATGGGCGCGGAAGCGCGCTCCCTCGCGCGGCCGGAAGCCGCCGGAGCGCTGGTCAACGCGCTGGAGGAACTGGTCGCCGGGAGCGGCGGCACGAACACGGCCATCCCGGAAGGGTAA
- a CDS encoding POTRA domain, FtsQ-type family protein, whose translation MGTVGLCLAVVGFLTIGLLYGYRYLTISPYFAVKNLEIAGNLRLTSREVLDTAGLATGMNSLLVSIDDVERRLAANPWIATVSVRRSLPDGFSIRLREKEPRFWMRHGGTLFYADARGRLIVPVSAGRFASFPTLEVEPGAEDLTTRLPELLASLASSRVAVDVANLSLIRLSPGRGVEVFVDNDRLILSIGQEEWTDNLVRLAATLADVTRRGELKDVREVRVHGARVWVIKKGPVV comes from the coding sequence ATGGGCACGGTGGGGTTATGCCTGGCGGTGGTGGGCTTTCTCACGATAGGCCTGTTATACGGATATAGATATTTGACAATTTCGCCTTATTTTGCCGTGAAAAACCTTGAAATTGCGGGCAATTTGAGGTTAACTTCTAGAGAAGTTCTAGACACCGCCGGACTGGCCACAGGCATGAATTCGCTCCTCGTCTCCATAGACGATGTTGAGCGGCGCCTCGCGGCAAACCCCTGGATTGCGACGGTGTCCGTCAGGCGGTCTCTGCCGGACGGTTTTTCGATCAGGCTGCGGGAAAAAGAGCCGCGGTTCTGGATGCGCCACGGCGGAACGCTGTTTTACGCCGACGCGCGGGGCAGGTTGATCGTGCCGGTCTCCGCCGGCAGGTTCGCATCCTTCCCCACCCTGGAGGTGGAGCCCGGCGCGGAGGATTTGACAACGCGGCTGCCGGAACTGCTCGCGAGCCTTGCCTCCTCCCGCGTGGCCGTGGACGTGGCGAACCTGTCGCTCATCCGCCTGTCGCCGGGGCGCGGGGTGGAAGTTTTTGTGGATAATGACCGTCTGATTCTGTCCATAGGGCAGGAGGAATGGACGGATAACCTGGTGCGGCTTGCCGCGACGCTGGCGGATGTGACCCGGCGCGGCGAATTGAAGGACGTGCGTGAAGTGCGCGTCCACGGCGCCAGGGTGTGGGTGATAAAGAAAGGACCCGTTGTTTAG
- a CDS encoding hypothetical protein (Evidence 5 : No homology to any previously reported sequences), which produces MRKPTTARHNPTVPIHEKNLPTPLNDTLKCIFARGFLGVFFRLRLAVALFLRVSWTREEFLTAPRADRDIRPIF; this is translated from the coding sequence GTGAGAAAGCCCACCACCGCCAGGCATAACCCCACCGTGCCCATCCATGAAAAAAACCTTCCAACACCTTTGAATGATACGTTAAAATGTATTTTTGCCCGTGGATTTCTGGGCGTATTCTTCCGGTTGCGGTTGGCCGTCGCGCTGTTTTTGCGCGTTTCCTGGACCCGGGAAGAATTTCTCACCGCGCCGCGTGCTGATCGGGATATCAGACCCATATTCTGA
- the murB gene encoding UDP-N-acetylenolpyruvoylglucosamine reductase, which produces MAAQGLTILEGERAPAMAERTTLRLGGPVMGEAVLTEPAAAALLPGIAKRLGGRLACLGAGSNILAGEGPLDLVLVKNGMAPDISVLGDDGKTATLRASGSARLPVLLGRAAALDLGGLEGLSGIPGSVGGAVAMNAGSYGQCIADSLTALEIVTGEGEVRRFGREAVAFGYRAMDLPEVKGWWMVTAAEFRLTREEAGAVREKSRELLDKKRATQPVTAASAGCVFKNPSPEQPAGKLLDAAGFKGKRLGGMIFSPLHANFLVNEGRGTSTEALELMDMAKQAVFAASGIILEPEVRIWV; this is translated from the coding sequence ATGGCGGCACAGGGCCTGACCATACTTGAGGGCGAACGCGCCCCGGCCATGGCGGAACGCACGACGCTCCGCCTGGGCGGTCCGGTCATGGGCGAAGCGGTCCTTACCGAACCGGCCGCCGCCGCATTGCTTCCCGGTATCGCGAAACGCCTGGGCGGCAGGCTTGCCTGCCTTGGCGCGGGCAGCAATATCCTGGCCGGGGAAGGCCCCCTGGACCTGGTGCTCGTGAAAAACGGCATGGCGCCGGATATCTCGGTGCTCGGGGATGACGGGAAAACCGCGACGTTGCGCGCGAGCGGCTCGGCCCGGCTTCCGGTGCTGCTCGGCCGGGCGGCGGCGCTGGACCTCGGCGGGCTGGAAGGACTCTCCGGCATACCCGGCTCCGTCGGCGGGGCGGTTGCCATGAACGCGGGGTCATACGGGCAGTGTATTGCGGATTCTTTGACCGCGCTCGAAATCGTGACCGGGGAGGGCGAGGTCAGGCGGTTCGGCCGCGAGGCAGTCGCCTTCGGCTACCGCGCGATGGACCTGCCCGAAGTGAAAGGTTGGTGGATGGTCACGGCGGCGGAATTTCGGCTGACCCGCGAGGAAGCCGGGGCCGTGCGGGAGAAAAGCCGGGAACTGCTGGACAAAAAACGGGCCACCCAGCCCGTGACGGCGGCCAGCGCCGGGTGCGTGTTCAAGAACCCTTCGCCGGAGCAGCCCGCCGGGAAGCTTTTGGACGCGGCGGGGTTTAAGGGAAAGCGGCTGGGCGGCATGATTTTCTCCCCGCTGCACGCGAATTTTTTGGTGAACGAGGGCAGGGGCACGAGCACGGAAGCGCTCGAGTTGATGGATATGGCGAAACAGGCCGTGTTTGCCGCATCCGGCATCATCCTGGAACCGGAAGTCAGAATATGGGTCTGA
- the murC gene encoding UDP-N-acetylmuramate:L-alanine ligase (Evidence 2a : Function of homologous gene experimentally demonstrated in an other organism; PubMedId : 12876369, 2197603, 7601127, 9166795; Product type e : enzyme), with amino-acid sequence MSSASTFPQHTGVPVGVQGIIPCPPEAKNGKRMHSRIRRIHMVGIGGSGMSGIAEVLLNLGYEVFGSDVADGAAVKRLRELGATIGIGHAAENVVNAHVLVKSTAVSEDNPEVMAAREQGIPVIPRAEMLAELMRLRTGIAIAGTHGKTTTTSFTAAIFDEAGLDPTVIIGGKLNAYGANARLGEGQYLLAEADESDGSFLCLFPIMNVVTNVDMDHMDFYADMEAIDQSFLSFMNKVPFYGCNVVCGDDPGIRRLLPRVNRPVITYGFAPSNDLTAEITESGETSRFTVRLKGCKLGEVSLSQPGRHNVLNALAAIGIGMQAEIPVETCIAGLSKFRGVGRRFERKGERNGVVVVDDYGHHPAEIAATLATARQVYPGRRLVVAFQPHRFTRTKALFGNFCKAFESVDKLLLTEIYAASEAPIPGVSGQSLAQGIRQVSKTDVEYFPDFAGIDAALPDILQPGDVFITLGAGNIWTVGQNWLDARG; translated from the coding sequence GTGAGTAGCGCGTCCACGTTCCCGCAACATACAGGCGTCCCTGTTGGGGTGCAGGGGATCATCCCCTGCCCGCCGGAGGCGAAAAACGGTAAAAGAATGCATAGCAGAATTCGCAGAATCCATATGGTCGGCATCGGCGGCTCGGGCATGAGCGGCATTGCCGAAGTGTTGTTGAACCTGGGCTACGAGGTTTTCGGGTCGGACGTGGCGGACGGCGCGGCGGTCAAACGGCTGCGCGAGCTCGGCGCCACCATCGGCATCGGCCACGCGGCCGAGAACGTGGTCAACGCCCACGTGCTGGTCAAATCCACGGCGGTCAGCGAGGACAACCCGGAAGTGATGGCCGCGCGCGAGCAGGGCATACCGGTCATCCCGCGCGCGGAGATGCTGGCCGAGCTCATGCGGCTGCGGACGGGCATCGCCATTGCCGGAACGCACGGCAAAACCACAACCACCTCCTTCACGGCGGCCATCTTTGACGAGGCGGGACTGGACCCCACGGTCATCATCGGCGGCAAACTCAACGCTTACGGAGCCAACGCGCGCCTTGGGGAAGGCCAGTACCTCCTGGCCGAGGCGGACGAATCCGACGGATCGTTCCTCTGCCTCTTCCCCATCATGAACGTGGTGACCAACGTGGACATGGACCACATGGATTTTTACGCGGACATGGAGGCTATCGACCAGTCCTTCCTGAGCTTTATGAACAAGGTGCCGTTTTACGGCTGCAACGTCGTTTGCGGGGATGACCCCGGCATCCGGCGGCTGCTCCCCCGCGTAAACCGGCCCGTGATTACCTACGGCTTCGCGCCGAGCAACGACCTGACCGCCGAAATCACGGAGAGCGGGGAAACGAGCCGGTTCACCGTGCGGTTGAAGGGCTGTAAACTCGGGGAGGTCAGCCTTTCCCAGCCCGGACGCCATAACGTGCTGAACGCGCTGGCCGCCATCGGCATCGGCATGCAGGCCGAAATTCCGGTGGAAACCTGCATCGCGGGCCTTTCCAAGTTCCGGGGCGTGGGGCGGCGGTTCGAGCGCAAGGGCGAGCGGAACGGTGTCGTCGTGGTGGACGATTACGGCCACCACCCGGCGGAAATCGCGGCAACGCTGGCGACCGCGCGGCAGGTCTACCCCGGCCGCCGTCTTGTGGTCGCTTTTCAGCCGCACCGGTTTACCCGGACCAAGGCCCTGTTCGGCAACTTCTGCAAAGCGTTTGAAAGCGTGGATAAATTATTGCTGACGGAAATTTACGCCGCCTCGGAAGCCCCGATTCCCGGCGTCAGCGGGCAGAGCCTGGCCCAGGGCATCCGCCAGGTTTCCAAAACAGATGTGGAATACTTCCCGGATTTCGCGGGAATAGACGCCGCGCTGCCGGATATTCTGCAGCCGGGCGACGTTTTTATCACGCTCGGGGCCGGCAATATCTGGACCGTCGGCCAAAACTGGCTGGACGCGCGGGGATAG